TTTACAGAATGTAGCAAGGATGTAATGCCTTGCAAGATCCGATACGAAGCGACTAGATAAAAGGTACTTTAAACGTGCCTAAGATGTCTAGGTTCTTGTGGTTTTCCCTAAACCTATGAGTGTCTTGATTCAGTTCAATCTCCGCCTCCTAGATGCACCGGAATCGCCACTATCAACATCTGAAATTCTTGCTGCATCGTCTCTTCTTGAATAATAATCAAAACGGGCTAGTATGGAGTCGATTTCAGCTGTATTGTCCACGGTTTGGCTGTCAGAGTGTATAATACCAGCAATACTGGATATAGAATCCTGATCATCAGAACGAGGCCGACCTCTTCGTAATGGATTGCTGACAAAATGGGATTCGACAAATCTTTCAGCAGCTGGGCTCCCAGCAGAGTTTACGCCAGATGTAAGGTCAGAAAATGTAGCTGCTACAAGAGAATTCCTTCTGCTAATACGTGACATTGATGAAAGCTGGCCATTATCCGTGGCCTCGTCATTAGGCGGGCTGCTTTCAGTTAAGCCGACTGCACCATCAGACGGCACTTGAGGAGTGTGTTCTCTGTTCCATCTTGAAACAAATGCACCCATGAGCTCCAGTACATCATCCACCTCATGAGTTCGAACCCTGCTCTCAGCCTGCTCGACTCCAGTAGAAATCCCAAGAGTTCGGCTCCAGATCTCAACACGCTGGGCCTGGGGCCTGACAGGAATCTTCATCAGATTGCAATCCACATTTGGCTCCTGCATATCATTACCCCGCCCGTAAATCGGGGTCACATTCTTTACCGTGACCTCCCCCTTGCAAACAGGACATTCCTTGGCATCTGAGTGATGATGCAACCACCGATAAAGACAGGACCAGCAGAATAAATGACCACAACAAGTAACAACAGGATCCCTGGCCAAATCCAAGCATATGTTGCAATCAAAAAAGCTACTTTCTTCACCATTATTTTTCCCATCATCATCCTTCTTATCAATACCGTCATTTTCCACATAAGCATTGCCATTCTCCAACACTTTTGTCAATTCAATAGGCCTTTCCTCAGTAGTAACACTACCCTCACCCGTCTGCTGTTCCATTCCTCCAATTAATTCCCGTCCCAGGTTTCTTGTTTCAGGCTGGACGGGAAGTTGCCTCCCCAAGGACCGTCTTCGGCTCCTATGCCTGAAAATTCCCCTGGCCCTCGGAACAGGCAACCAATTGTCCAAGTTCATCAAAACATTAGTATAAGTTCCAGATCCTTGCTCACCACCATCACTTGCATTATCAAGAGGTCCCACATTGAGATCAATGTTCACCACATCAAGATTTTCCCCTGCCATTGAAAATTCACCTATTCAAACCTAAACCAAACTCCAACCTTCTGCCTAACTTTCTgactaaattataaacaaatgaCCCCACCAAAACA
This region of Sesamum indicum cultivar Zhongzhi No. 13 linkage group LG4, S_indicum_v1.0, whole genome shotgun sequence genomic DNA includes:
- the LOC105159667 gene encoding uncharacterized protein LOC105159667 isoform X2: MNLDNWLPVPRARGIFRHRSRRRSLGRQLPVQPETRNLGRELIGGMEQQTGEGSVTTEERPIELTKVLENGNAYVENDGIDKKDDDGKNNGEESSFFDCNICLDLARDPVVTCCGHLFCWSCLYRWLHHHSDAKECPVCKGEVTVKNVTPIYGRGNDMQEPNVDCNLMKIPVRPQAQRVEIWSRTLGISTGVEQAESRVRTHEVDDVLELMGAFVSRWNREHTPQVPSDGAVGLTESSPPNDEATDNGQLSSMSRISRRNSLVAATFSDLTSGVNSAGSPAAERFVESHFVSNPLRRGRPRSDDQDSISSIAGIIHSDSQTVDNTAEIDSILARFDYYSRRDDAARISDVDSGDSGASRRRRLN
- the LOC105159667 gene encoding uncharacterized protein LOC105159667 isoform X1, whose protein sequence is MAGENLDVVNIDLNVGPLDNASDGGEQGSGTYTNVLMNLDNWLPVPRARGIFRHRSRRRSLGRQLPVQPETRNLGRELIGGMEQQTGEGSVTTEERPIELTKVLENGNAYVENDGIDKKDDDGKNNGEESSFFDCNICLDLARDPVVTCCGHLFCWSCLYRWLHHHSDAKECPVCKGEVTVKNVTPIYGRGNDMQEPNVDCNLMKIPVRPQAQRVEIWSRTLGISTGVEQAESRVRTHEVDDVLELMGAFVSRWNREHTPQVPSDGAVGLTESSPPNDEATDNGQLSSMSRISRRNSLVAATFSDLTSGVNSAGSPAAERFVESHFVSNPLRRGRPRSDDQDSISSIAGIIHSDSQTVDNTAEIDSILARFDYYSRRDDAARISDVDSGDSGASRRRRLN